Proteins encoded in a region of the Mercenaria mercenaria strain notata chromosome 1, MADL_Memer_1, whole genome shotgun sequence genome:
- the LOC128557089 gene encoding uncharacterized protein LOC128557089, whose product MSKKQKNKSIKGLDPTQRIGGQLKQNKTVKASGEMEAVRVTRSSPMSASNTPSSLYEFIGESPLGDSNKNSGKKQSQSKADGKVTKKKVEKAKTVKIKPASEDKNKKKAGNTKTSVAPSKTSVTKCTPKGRVSKAVIPLENIHDENETKKGNKRLRALKPIPPPNLDDISPIACERKSTPSRKRASDSKKGINETAKNRKLRSSKGGEIQLTASVSYMESEEGNSADDSAIFVSPRQTMPRFNAAKTSTPANVSAKSKKMPVKNMSRLASKDTSTPNESKPKRGFTGIKGNISKLSPVQRLDTPTSDYGSMEVIQTPSPTPPVKASRKKRGNSPAFTLEDEDSGENFNLNKSVDRSYKKSKRKYETGRFSTSKLDEWADKVNSELEDIENFELSVEG is encoded by the exons ATGTCCAAAAAGCagaaaaataaaagtataaaag GTCTTGATCCAACACAAAGAATCGGGGGTCAGTTAAAGCAAAATAAG actgtaaaAGCATCTGGAGAGATGGAAGCTGTCCGTGTAACTAGATCGTCACCTATGAGTGCCTCAAACACTCCATCAAGCTTGTATGAATTTATTGGGGAATCTCCTCTTGGTGACAGTAATAAAAACTCTGGTAAAAAACAAAGTCAGTCCAAAGCTGATGGGAAGGTTACAAAGAAAAAGGTGGAAAAGGCAAAGACAGTAAAGATAAAACCTGCATCAGAggacaaaaataagaaaaaggcAGGAAATACGAAAACATCAGTAGCCCCCTCAAAGACGAGTGTTACAAAATGTACACCAAAAGGACGAGTGTCAAAGGCAGTCATACCACTAGAAAATATACATGATGAGAATGAAACAAAGAAAGGCAATAAAAGACTCAGGGCATTAAAACCAATACCACCACCAAATTTAGATGATATCTCACCAATAGCTTGTGAAAGAAAGTCGACGCCATCTCGAAAAAGAGCCAGTGATTCTAAAAAGGGAATCAATGAAACTGCTAAAAACAGGAAACTAAGGTCATCTAAAGGTGGTGAAATTCAGTTAACTGCGAGTGTTTCCTATATGGAATCTGAGGAGGGAAATTCAGCTGATGATAGTGCAATTTTTGTATCACCGAGACAAACCATGCCGAGATTTAATGCTGCTAAAACATCAACACCAGCAAACGTTTCAGCTAAAAGCAAGAAAATGCCTGTGAAAAATATGTCTAGACTTGCTTCTAAAGATACGTCAACACCTAATGAGTCTAAACCAAAAAGAGGTTTCACAGGCATAAAAGGTAACATTTCCAAGCTATCACCAGTTCAGCGCCTGGATACCCCAACATCAGACTACGGATCTATGGAGGTAATCCAAACGCCCAGCCCAACACCTCCTGTTAAAGCAAGCAGAAAGAAAAGAGGAAATTCTCCAGCATTTACTCTAGAAGATGAGGATTCAG GAGAAAATTTTAACCTCAATAAGTCAGTTGACAGATCATACAAAAAGTCCAAGAGGAAGTATGAAACTGGAAGATTCTCT ACATCAAAGCTTGATGAATGGGCAGATAAAGTGAACTCTGAACTTGAAGACATTGAGAACTTTGAACTTAGTGTCGAaggataa